In the genome of Myxococcus stipitatus, one region contains:
- a CDS encoding 4Fe-4S single cluster domain-containing protein, which translates to MGSPVRAPPGMLGRLSMAPTADASSPGPVLRVAQQVPRTEAEGPGHRFALWLQGCPLRCPGCCNPEMFAMERGTQVTVEALAARVLSTPGIEGFSLLGGEPFAQPGPAADLCERLRAAGLSTMVFSGYTLAELKAQANPDVERLLSALDLLVDGRYEKDLPETRRRWIGSSNQVMHFLTPRYSPEDPTFTAPNTAEVHLVEGRIIINGWPSLADRLRP; encoded by the coding sequence ATGGGTTCCCCCGTCCGCGCGCCTCCTGGCATGCTGGGGCGGCTCTCCATGGCTCCGACGGCGGACGCGTCCTCCCCAGGCCCGGTGCTCCGGGTCGCCCAGCAGGTTCCCCGCACGGAAGCGGAGGGCCCCGGGCACCGGTTCGCGCTCTGGCTCCAGGGCTGCCCGCTGCGCTGTCCCGGGTGCTGCAATCCGGAGATGTTCGCGATGGAGCGCGGCACGCAGGTGACGGTCGAAGCCCTGGCCGCCCGGGTGCTCTCGACGCCCGGCATCGAGGGCTTCTCGCTCCTCGGCGGAGAGCCCTTCGCGCAGCCCGGTCCCGCCGCGGACCTCTGCGAGCGGCTGCGCGCCGCGGGGCTGAGCACCATGGTCTTCAGCGGCTACACGCTCGCCGAGCTGAAGGCCCAGGCGAACCCCGACGTGGAGCGGCTGCTCTCCGCCCTGGACCTGCTGGTGGATGGACGGTACGAGAAGGACCTGCCGGAGACGCGCCGGCGGTGGATCGGCTCGAGCAACCAGGTCATGCACTTCCTCACGCCTCGCTACTCGCCCGAGGACCCGACGTTCACCGCGCCCAACACGGCGGAGGTCCACCTCGTC